A single window of Aspergillus flavus chromosome 4, complete sequence DNA harbors:
- a CDS encoding putative pheromone response protein, protein MPPQRRAGSTGQKNKSSGGAKKQKPNAKSAVASLERKRNADVVEDERPEPPRKEPKRRKEQPLLQNHVPTQLLDVYVFGTNCYGELGLGDLTKKSELVRPVLNQKLAAESVGVVHVTVGGVHSAALTHDNRILTWGVNDEGTLGRDTKQEKKKGETGQDGANDVNGETESDQESDADDITLNLNEATPSPVNPSLFPKGTVFAQLAASDSATFALTTDGLVYGWGTFRGANGGIGFAPESKKEQRTPVQISVLSDVVKLAAGAQHVLALTSNGTVFSWGCDEQHQLGRRRASRQHQSHPLVPDQCALPSGIEDIGVGSYHSFALHRSGAVYAWGSNNFGQTAVPTSAGHHDATVAFPTEVRGFRKYGKMVSICGGKDHSIAITALGGCLTWGRIDNKALGMGTEDMPLSNIIHDGYGRPRILKQPHMLNGISDRIIFATAASDHSFVITEAGKAYSWGFNVQSQAGQPGLDEVERPTLLQSKYVDGKKLVSAAAGGQFSIVTGKHLATTASSHQ, encoded by the exons ATGCCTCCCCAACGCCGTGCTGGCTCCACTGGCCAGAAGAATAAGTCTTCCGGAGGcgccaagaagcagaagccgaATGCGAAGTCGGCCGTCGCGTCtttagaaagaaagaggaatgCCGATGTCGTGGAAGACGAAAGGCCAGAACCACCGAGAAAAGAGCCCAAGCGACGAAAAG AACAACCTTTACTGCAAAATCATGTGCCGACACAGTTACTAGATGTATACGTATTCGGAACCAATTGCTATGGTGAGCTTGGTCTCGGAGACTTGACGAAGAAGTCAGAACTAGTGCGCCCAGTTCTCAACCAAAAGTTGGCAGCCGAGAGTGTGGGAGTAGTTCACGTGACCGTTGGAGGTGTTCACTCGGCGGCTTTGACTCATGACAATCGGATCCTCACCTGGGGTGTCAACGACGAGGGTACATTGGGGAGAGATACgaaacaagagaagaagaagggggagaCCGGCCAGGATGGCGCGAATGATGTCAATGGCGAAACGGAGTCCGACCAGGAGAGCGATGCCGACGACATTACCCTCAACCTGAACGAAGCGACTCCTAGTCCTGTGAATCCATCACTCTTCCCCAAGGGAACTGTATTCGCTCAATTGGCAGCATCAGACAGTGCAACTTTCGCCCTTACGACGGATGGCTTAGTCTATGGCTGGGGAACATTTAGA GGAGCTAATGGAGGTATTGGATTTGCCCCagaaagtaagaaagaaCAGAGAACTCCTGTCCAGATTTCTGTTCTCAGTGATGTTGTGAAACTCGCTGCGGGTGCCCAGCACGTTCTCGCACTAACATCAAACGGCACGGTCTTCAGCTGGGGCTGTGATGAACAGCATCAACTAGGAAGACGCCGCGCAAGCCGACAACATCAATCGCATCCTCTTGTCCCTGATCAATGTGCGCTTCCTTCCGGAATTGAAGACATTGGGGTCGGATCCTACCATTCTTTTGCCCTACATCGAAGTGGCGCTGTATATGCATGGGGATCCAACAACTTTGGGCAAACGGCCGTTCCGACGAGCGCGGGCCATCATGATGCCACCGTGGCGTTTCCAACGGAGGTTCGTGGCTTTCGGAAATATGGTAAAATGGTCAGCATATGCGGTGGAAAGGACCACAGCATAGCCATTACTGCCCTTGGCGGGTGTCTGACCTGGGGTCGTATTGATAATAAAGCACTTGGAATGGGGACCGAAGATATGCCGTTGTCAAATATCATTCATGATGGATACGGAAGACCCCGGATACTGAAACAGCCGCATATGCTCAATGGCATCAGTGACCGGATCATATTCGCAACCGCAGCGTCGGATCACTCCTTTGTCATTACAGAAGCCGGAAAGGCCTACAGCTGGGGCTTCAATGTTCAAAGTCAAGCTGGTCAACCTGGCCTTGATGAGGTAGAAAGACCGACCCTTCTTCAAAGTAAGTATGTGGACGGTAAGAAACTGGTATCGGCCGCCGCTGGTGGTCAGTTCAGTATCGTGACAGGGAAGCACCTGGCAACGACTGCAAGTTCCCATCAATGA
- a CDS encoding uncharacterized protein (expressed protein) has product MPPEPHEFEFAIVCALPREFDTVEALLDERYNNITTLRHYGDSNYYQTGRMGVSNVVVVCLLDMGRASAAGAAASLRSSFPHISLTLVVGICGGVPFPNTRGAELILGDVIISHQVMKFDFGRQYPDRFERRGGIKETLDRSNWAVLSLLAGLSTRAMRKQFRDLHSQYLQTLRKDTVWAYPGVDKDRLFPASCEHKATGDLERPTDCDRVGCEGALITRARLSSETNPRPCIHLGPIASSDTVMKSAYHRDRLAREEHIIGFEMEGAGVCEVLSSLVIKGVCDYADSHKNKEWQDYAAASGASCAKALLECLTCTTYEECELSKEFGNTVHGSLSGQGAFYTSSRTFPRSIGIPCTMVSRSNSYMAGQSFAERAAHDPGVFSQFLNVPIRRLQGGTNPPFLEQSVLPAGLVAGETTHKELVTGNQLFQSVPYKTFFGTVYCRTEIVQRRVAIDNEIAEQRETRRTMVFYPASWLRRLGMRYGLNAMASYRLGSWKYGLRPVYAVPDNSLIFRFCETGNVEAVREMFLSGEASIYDTNSWGWSLLHIAALKGHSRLAKFLIAHGADKRAFAYEMVFVAHQHEHVAVMYLFADCLEFSQPTSNGWILLTHENDIHEDREPFAPVAHEYYSLLLRKYREDLTRTFDDHGLLYALRLASERDDLVSIKFLLDFVPDQQRYTEITSGYAFGEPFESILSDCFLVHEALIDRGADLRAFNGETPTARSLRSSLLFFRWSSTVRAWYPDINRLVSDELTERHPPSLNGWNRETLLDLWSIQPIQRPPNRRLDQGDFIYPDEVECCNCGLEARMLDIQNKGYMLEPWWEEVKHRIRIRTCLCSKQEWLRDGRPPESHTHANSEHMQDTLNEDEYDAYQTQNSEAAPSRQSAESRVGLCTDARDKRGNGEQPAAPHAAESVIADTKSQPDADFSDSSIDETDSNLLYLPFELVLQDYYNLYGPWSGYYRSGEIFCLRCFANLESWDSLLFPDDTRSQLTDNVEDGDSSQRSTDCAQDENHESDPVNEYFAYSEPEEETGAVEEEEYIDPLGID; this is encoded by the exons ATGCCACCCGAACCGCATGAGTTCGAGTTTGCGATCGTCTGCGCGCTGCCTCGCGAGTTCGATACGGTAGAAGCCTTGCTCGACGAGCGCTATAACAATATCACCACACTGCGGCATTATGGCGACTCAAATTATTACCAGACCGGAAGGATGGGCGTTTCGAATGTTGTCGTCGTCTGCCTCCTCGATATGGGCAGGGCGAGTGCTGCTGGAGCCGCTGCGAGCTTGCGATCGAGTTTTCCACACATCAGCTTGACCCTTGTCGTTGGGATTTGCGGAGGCGTTCCCTTTCCCAATACCCGGGGAGCCGAACTAATTCTGGGTGACGTTATAATCAGTCATCAGGTGATGAAATTCGATTTCGGGCGACAATACCCGGACCGCTTTGAGCGGCGGGGAGGCATCAAGGAGACTCTCGATCGCTCGAACTGGGCGGTTCTATCGCTCCTGGCAGGCTTGTCTACACGGGCAATGAGGAAGCAGTTTCGAGACTTGCACAGCCAATACCTGCAGACACTGCGGAAAGATACCGTTTGGGCTTATCCTGGCGTCGATAAAGACCGCCTGTTTCCCGCCTCGTGTGAACACAAGGCCACCGGCGACTTAGAACGGCCTACAGATTGTGATCGCGTTGGGTGTGAAGGGGCACTGATTACACGAGCACGTCTCAGCAGCGAAACTAACCCTCGGCCCTGCATACACCTCGGACCTATTGCGTCGAGCGACACTGTGATGAAATCCGCTTATCATCGTGATAGACTAGCACGTGAAGAGCATATCATTGGATTTGAAATGGAGGGTGCTGGCGTCTGTGAAGTTCTTTCTTCACTCGTGATCAAGGGCGTATGTGACTACGCGGACAGTcacaaaaacaaagaatggCAAGACTACGCGGCTGCTTCTGGTGCATCTTGTGCCAAGGCTCTGCTCGAGTGCTTAACCTGTACCACATACGAAGAATGTGAGTTGTCCAAGGAATTTGGAAATACAGTCCATGGCTCATTATCTGGTCAAGGTGCATTCTATACGTCTTCAAGAACATTCCCAAGGAGCATAG GCATCCCATGTACAATGGTGAGCCGGTCAAATAGTTATATGGCTGGGCAGTCCTTCGCAGAGAGAGCTGCGCACGATCCAGGCGTCTTTTCCCAGTTCCTCAATGTGCCCATTAGGCGGTTACAAGGAGGCACTAACCCCCCGTTCCTCGAGCAATCTGTACTGCCAGCTGGACTTGTCGCGGGAGAGACTACGCACAAGGAGTTGGTAACAGGTAATCAGTTATTCCAGTCAGTGCCCTATAAAACCTTCTTTGGCACGGTGTACTGCCGCACGGAGATCGTCCAGAGGCGAGTTGCTATTGACAACGAAATTGCAGAGCAGAGAGAGACCAGAAGAACAATGGTCTTCTATCCCGCATCTTGGCTGCGGAGGCTGGGGATGCGGTACGGACTCAATGCCATGGCGAGCTATCGGCTTGGCTCATGGAAATATGGTCTGAGGCCCGTGTACGCAGTTCCGGATAACTCGCTGATTTTTCGCTTTTGCGAGACCGGAAATGTCGAGGCTGTTCGCGAGATGTTCTTATCGGGAGAGGCATCGATCTACGACACCAACAGCTGGGGATGGAGTCTGTTGCAT ATAGCCGCACTAAAAGGTCATTCTCGATTGGCAAAGTTCCTCATCGCTCATGGTGCTGATAAGAGAGCCTTTGCATATGAGATGGTGTTTGTGGCTCACCA ACACGAGCACGTCGCTGTGATGTATTTGTTTGCAGATTGTCTTGAGTTTTCCCAGCCAACATCGAATGGGTGGATTCTCCTCACGCACGAGAATGATATACACGAAGACAGGGAGCCTTTCGCACCAGTGGCACATGAGTATTATTCATTGCTACTGCGCAAATACCGCGAGGATTTGACAAGAACCTTTGACGACCACGGGCTTCTCTATGCCTTACGTTTAGCCAGCGAGAGAGATGATCTTGTCAGTATAAAATTTCTCCTTGACTTCGTACCTGACCAGCAGCGGTACACTGAAATTACGTCCGGCTATGCCTTTGGTGAGCCTTTTGAGTCCATTCTCAGCGACTGCTTCTTGGTTCACGAGGCGCTCATTGATAGGGGCGCGGATCTTCGGGCATTCAATGGGGAAACGCCAACGGCAAGATCACTGCGGTCTTCTTTACTATTCTTCCGTTGGTCCTCTACGGTGCGCGCGTGGTACCCAGATATCAACCGCTTGGTTTCAGATGAACTGACAGAAAGACATCCACCGAGCTTAAACGGGTGGAACCGGGAAACGCTTCTCGATCTCTGGTCAATACAGCCAATACAACGACCACCCAATCGACGACTGGATCAGGGTGATTTTATATACCCCGACGAGGTTGAGTGTTGCAATTGTGGCCTAGAGGCCAGGATGCTAGACATTCAGAATAAAGGGTATATGTTGGAGCCGTGGTGGGAAGAAGTCAAGCATCGTATCAGAATTCGCACTTGCCTATGTTCGAAGCAGGAGTGGCTACGGGATGGTCGTCCGCCAGAATCCCATACTCACGCTAACTCAGAGCATATGCAGGATACACTCAATGAGGATGAATATGATGCTTATCAAACTCAAAACTCGGAGGCCGCTCCATCCAGACAGAGTGCCGAAAGTCGCGTTGGCTTATGCACTGATGCTCGAGATAAAAGAGGCAACGGTGAACAACCTGCTGCACCGCATGCCGCCGAAAGCGTGATCGCAGACACTAAATCTCAGCCGGATGCAGATTTTTCCGATTCTTCAATCGATGAAACTGACAG TAACCTTCTGTACCTCCCATTCGAGCTAGTCCTTCAagattactataatttatacgGCCCCTGGTCTGGATACTACAGATCAGGGGAGATATTCTGCCTTCGGTGTTTTGCCAATCTTGAAAGCTGGGATTCACTCCTTTTTCCTGACGACACTCGCTCTCAGTTAACTGACAATGTGGAAGATGGGGATAGTTCGCAGCGGAGTACAGATTGCGCGCAGGATGAGAATCATGAATCGGACCCAGTCAACGAGTATTTTGCTTACTCGGAGCCAGAGGAAGAGACGGGGGCagtagaggaagaagaatatattgATCCCTTGGGGATCGATTGA
- a CDS encoding general substrate transporter: protein MTSDTEKETSALELEAQPNSKPGPVYDGDEKVDYDRAGALEAEQAEHNMTVLEAVKAYPAASWWAFVMSFTIVLESYCVFLMGQFIATQQFANDFGVWSDNTGKYIIEASWQSAFQCSGPVGAFIGVFIAGPITSRIGYRWATIGGLMFLNAFIFIFYFGNSNGMFFASQILEGLPWGIFIANAPAYCAEIVPMRLRAPATQMLQMFWAVGSIIVGGITYHYQSRTDPSAYRVPIALQWMFPTPLAILLFIAPESPWWLVRKGRLAEAEKAVKRLGRASATDNPAAAVAMMRRTIELEKTEKKPSLIELWKGTDLYRTLIVCGVYASQNLTGNLIANQAVYFFKQAGMADNTAFALGLVTSALQLIMVMLSWILTTYLGRRTIYVYGQLINCGFLVALGIAASVGSSIAASNAQASLGLIVSVLFCLGPAPASWVIIGETSSVRLRPLTTGIGRGAYYVVNIPCIFLSSYMLNDDKWALGGKSGYVWAGTAFICTAGAWWWVPEMKNRSFREIDILFRRKVPARKWKQTVVDLRDDE from the exons ATGACTAGCGACACAGAGAAGGAGACCTCAGCGTTGGAGCTTGAAGCGCAGCCCAACTCCAAGCCCGGACCTGTTTACGATGGCGACGAGAAGGTTGACTACGACAGGGCAGGCGCTCTTGAGGCCGAGCAGGCCGAACATAATATGACTGTGCTCGAGGCTGTCAAGGCCTATCCCGCTGCCAGCTGGTGGGCATTCGTGATGTCATTCACCATT GTCCTGGAGTCATACTGTGTTTTCCTAATGGGACAGTTTATCGCCACACAGCAATTCGCCAATGATTTTGGTGTATGGAGCGACAACACAGGGAAGTATATTATCGAAGCTTCATGGCAGTCAGCATTCCAGTGTAGTGGACCAGTCGGTGCCTTCATCGGTGTATTCATCGCAGGTCCCATTACCAGTCGGATTGGATATCGATGGGCAACCATTGGGGGTCTCATGTTCTTGAAcgccttcatcttcattttctATTTTGGCAACAGCAATGGGATGTTTTTCGCGTCCCAGATCCTAGAAGGCCTCCCGTGGGGCATTTTTATCGCCAATGCACCCGCCTACTGTGCCGAAATTGTGCCGATGAGATTGAGAGCTCCGGCGACGCAGATGTTGCAGATGTTCTGGGCGGTTGGGTCAATCATAGTCGGCGGTATCACCTACCACTACCAATCCAGGACAGACCCGTCTGCGTACAG AGTTCCCATTGCACTGCAGTGGATGTTTCCTACTCCCCTCGccatccttctcttcatcgcGCCTGAATCGCCCTGGTGGCTCGTCCGAAAGGGCCGTCTGgccgaggccgagaaggctGTCAAACGACTTGGACGCGCGAGTGCAACTGATAATCCCGCTGCTGCAGTCGCTATGATGCGTCGCACAATCGAACTCGAGAagacggagaagaagccCAGTCTCATCGAACTGTGGAAAGGCACTGATCTCTACCGCACATTGATTGTGTGCGGTGTGTACGCATCTCAGAATCTGACGGGCAATCTGATCGCTAACCAAGCGGTTTACTTTTTCAAGC AGGCCGGCATGGCAGACAACACCGCCTTTGCACTTGGTCTCGTTACTTCGGCCCTCCAATTGATCATGGTCATGCTCTCTTGGATCCTCACCACGTACCTTGGTCGACGCACCATCTATGTCTATGGTCAACTCATCAACTGTGGATTCTTGGTCGCGCTCGGTATTGCGGCTTCGGTTGGCAGTAGTATCGCGGCTAGCAATGCGCAGGCATCACTGGGCTTGATCGTCTCCGTCCTGTTCTGCTTGGGACCCGCCCCTGCCTCATGGGTCATCATCGGCGAGACATCCTCCGTTCGTCTCAGGCCACTGACCACCGGTATTGGACGAGGTGCCTACTACGTGGTCAACATTCCTTGCATCTTCCTTTCCAGCTACATGCTCAACGATGATAAGTGGGCCCTGGGCGGCAAGAGCGGCTACGTCTGGGCTGGTACTGCGTTTATCTGTACCGCCGGCGCTTGGTGGTGGGTTCcagagatgaagaacagGTCCTTCCGTGAGATCGACATTTTGTTCCGGCGTAAGGTCCCGGCTCGAAAATGGAAGCAGACGGTCGTCGATCTCCGCGATGACGAGTAG
- a CDS encoding uncharacterized protein (expressed protein), whose product MPLKQTFCHMSRDESPYSKPLRKRSPLQWLCPALCTELGQLDKLYTNREYAAALGDDSNILMKLPLTYMVGQKNLVVGESRKKLSGRDRLQLHVTDLGVEEESESISIFSSIMTYYIKECKNVPGE is encoded by the exons ATGCCTCTCAAGCAAACATTCTGCCATATGTCCAG AGATGAAAGCCCGTACTCAAAGCCTCTGAGAAAACGCTCTCCACTACAATGGTTGTGTCCAGCTCTATGTACGGAACTGGGACAATTGGATAAGCTCTACACGAATAGAGAGTATGCTGCCGCTCTGGGCGATGACTCCAATATTCTCATGAAGCTTCCTTTGACGTATATGGTCGGACAAAAGAATCTGGTTGTGGGCGAGTCTCGGAAAAAGCTCAGCGGTAGAGATAGATTGCAGCTCCACGT TACTGATTTAGGAGTCGAGGAGGAATCAGAGTCTatctccatcttcagttCTATCATGACTTATT ATATCAAGGAATGTAAAAACGTACCGGGCGAGTAA
- a CDS encoding uncharacterized protein (expressed protein): MKMQLNKVMALVFAASFSGAGSMPLANSTGFSTLIEERQNRDWSFILHQNARCTGAADEFTGVGSHGCDTNIRYGSAVAFQKTYMEPDCVVGFYSDANCNNLIDALDDTDETTCRTPVQGGAIVAWDAVC; encoded by the coding sequence atgaagatgcAGCTCAATAAAGTGATGGCGTTGGTCTTCGCTGCATCTTTTAGCGGTGCGGGTTCGATGCCACTTGCCAATAGCACAGGGTTCTCGACCTTGATAGAAGAGCGGCAGAACAGGGATTGGTCATTCATCTTACATCAGAATGCACGATGTACTGGCGCCGCAGATGAGTTCACTGGCGTTGGGAGTCATGGGTGTGATACCAATATACGGTATGGTAGTGCTGTTGCATTTCAGAAGACATATATGGAGCCAGACTGTGTTGTCGGCTTCTACAGTGATGCGAATTGCAACAACCTGATCGACGCCCTCGATGACACTGATGAGACTACCTGCCGCACTCCAGTTCAGGGAGGTGCTATTGTTGCTTGGGACGCAGTCTGTTAA
- a CDS encoding uncharacterized protein (expressed protein), producing MNTSDDIQIEGDRRGGERASSERKLREVSLQRKLQNRLAQRKFRARAKLRKESLRHTAQSLHPDNKSSDPSYISQIPVQLQHCPDSSLPNVSGFDSSACWGQNVPLPDTYSDNAMRRGLWAWPPELLSNSQTLESSNETNVQMYQPYSQMPRPIRNENPENSNAIVNDSQSIVNDTTDGKATAALELSSKRVRYTPHLIRTADNVRLMERNAGEPQLTKASAGK from the exons ATGAACACGAGTGACGATATCCAGATTGAAGGCGACcgtagaggaggagaaaggGCCTCATCTGAGAGAAAATTGCGAGAAGTCAGCCTTCAAAGGAAACTCCAGAATCGTCTCGCACAACGCAAGTTCC GTGCAAGAGCAAAGTTGCGTAAAGAGAGCCTGAGGCACACGGCTCAATCGTTGCACCCAGACAATAAGTCATCTGATCCCTCTTATATTAGCCAAATCCCGGTACAACTACAACATTGCCCAGACAGCTCTCTTCCAAATGTTTCCGGCTTTGACTCGTCAGCATGCTGGGGTCAAAATGTTCCTCTACCTGACACCTACTCTGACAATGCGATGAGACGAGGACTTTGGGCATGGCCCCCAGAACTGCTTTCAAACAGCCAGACTTTGGAGTCATCCAATGAAACAAACGTTCAGATGTACCAGCCTTATTCGCAAATGCCTCGGCCTATCAGGAACGAGAACCCTGAG AATAGCAACGCGATAGTTAATGATAGCCAATCCATCGTAAATGACACCACTGACGGAAAGGCAACAGCTGCCTTGGAACTCTCATCGAAGAGGGTCCGCTATACTCCGCATCTTATTCGGACGGCAGATAATGTAAGGTTAATGGAGAGAAACGCAGGGGAACCCCAACTGACCAAAGCATCGGCAGGGaaatga